One Ogataea parapolymorpha DL-1 chromosome VI, whole genome shotgun sequence DNA window includes the following coding sequences:
- a CDS encoding Mitochondrial import inner membrane translocase subunit TIM44: protein MTEVKISKNFQNPRTVMLAGHIVQKRVALQATGLGVRAFSISGARLSGQKSPIQVFVDTFRSELKKSTELTDQIKQLKSATDEMGESEAFKKAKEAYNAAQKSSGALAKGVHKTAEVVGDVAQKAWESPVGKGVRTTVEKTAETVDQVIEPIRKTKTYQEVTKSLDEGASKYGLYESKEQRRLRRLRELENKPKAIKRDEEAGTAIVATNIKSESSIKDKIKIKPNSAIGRLLVVLREKWEEAENPLLVLIRTVIDKIGSFFAETEGARVIKAFRELDPNFNTESLTKQLREYIVPEVLEAYITGEEKVLKTWLSEAPFNIIAAQQKQLRDQGLISDGRILDVRDVQIVSSRMLEPNQIPVFVVSARVQEVNLYRKAKTGEVVAGTEEDILLSAYALVITRVPEEIDNPETEGWKILEFVRGGSRKFT from the coding sequence ATGACAGAAGtgaaaatatcaaaaaattttcagaaCCCAAGGACCGTCATGTTGGCTGGACATATTGTGCAGAAGCGCGTGGCTTTGCAAGCTACAGGCCTGGGAGTCAGGGCATTTTcgatttctggagctcgtTTATCCGGCCAGAAGTCGCCTATCCAAGTGTTCGTGGACACATTCCGCagcgagctgaaaaagagcacCGAGCTCACTGACCAAATCAAACAGCTTAAGAGCGCTACCGACGAGATGGGAGAAAGTGAGGCTTTTAAGAAAGCCAAAGAGGCATACAACGCCGCGCAGAAATCGTCGGGAGCGTTGGCAAAGGGAGTGCACAAGACAGCCGAGGTCGTGGGAGATGTGGCACAGAAGGCATGGGAGTCGCCTGTGGGAAAGGGGGTGCGGACTACCGTTGAGAAAACCGCCGAGACTGTCGATCAAGTGATCGAGCCGATCCGGAAAACCAAGACTTACCAGGAGGTGACCAAGAGTCTCGACGAAGGCGCTTCCAAATATGGATTGTACGAGAGCAAGGAGCAGAGACGGCTTCGTCGTCtgcgcgagctggagaacAAACCAAAGGCCATTAAAAGAGACGAGGAGGCCGGCACTGCCATAGTTGCCACCAATATCAAGTCTGAGAGCAGCATCAAAgacaagatcaagatcAAGCCCAACTCTGCCATTGGAAGactgctggtggtgctgaGAGAAAAATGggaggaggcagaaaaCCCACTGTTGGTGCTGATCCGGACCGTCATCGACAAGATCGGCAGCTTTTTTGCCGAAACCGAGGGTGCCAGAGTCATCAAGGCtttcagagagctggaCCCTAACTTTAACACAGAAAGTCTGACTAAACAGCTCAGAGAGTACATTGTGCCTGAGGTTTTAGAGGCATACATTACCGGAGAGGAGAAGGTCCTGAAAACGTGGCTCTCGGAGGCTCCGTTCAACATCATAGCTGCACAGCAGAAACAACTCAGAGATCAGGGTCTGATCTCGGATGGCCGTATTTTGGACGTGAGAGACGTCCAGATCGTGTCGTCACGTATGTTGGAGCCTAACCAGATCCCTGTTTTCGTTGTTAGCGCTAGAGTTCAGGAAGTTAATCTCTACAGAAAGGCCAAGACTGGCGAAGTGGTGGCAGGTACTGAGGAGGATATTCTGTTGTCTGCCTACGCCTTGGTGATAACGCGTGTCCCAGAGGAGATAGACAACCCAGAGACAGAGGGATGGAAGATTCTGGAGTTTGTGAGAGGTGGATCTCGGAAATTTACCTGA
- a CDS encoding oligosaccharyltransferase complex subunit delta (ribophorin II): protein MLSLAFLLLCVPVWTLDLANGFLSIDGAAVSFDGFPIGLESTSKSIEIQFDILDKGEKLKSPPQQVSILLTAGDVDSYYYPKIKDSQAKLDIPVSKLSKYIKQSPQIDVSVLIGDNVKEYNLFRKVGQIHSNLRSSSKPERFGRKPEIIHQFKSPQKYVNPIISIFFIGGVVALLAALFITWNRLDAVNFDNIGKLPCGYTIQFFVCLALLENIFIHYFLSASIFTTIYRTLIVAPVGVYVGSKVLRELHQLRQAGKR from the coding sequence ATGCTGTCCTTAGCGTTTTTGTTATTATGTGTCCCTGTCTGGACCTTGGATCTTGCAAATGGCTTCCTCAGTATTGATGGTGCGGCCGTCTCATTTGATGGTTTCCCAATTGGCTTAGAATCTACTAGTAAATCCATCGAAATTCAGTTTGATATTCTAGACAAGGGtgagaagctgaaaagCCCTCCCCAGCAAGTGAGCATCCTATTGACAGCTGGTGATGTTGACTCATACTACTACccaaaaatcaaagatTCCCAGGCTAAGCTGGATATCCCAGTGAGCAAACTGTCCAAGTATATTAAACAAAGTCCCCAAATCGATGTTAGCGTTTTGATTGGAGATAACGTTAAGGAATATAATCTATTCCGTAAAGTTGGACAAATACACTCGAATCTACGCTCGAGTTCCAAGCCTGAGCGCTTTGGCAGAAAACCAGAAATAATACACCAGTTCAAGAGCCCTCAAAAATACGTCAACCCAATCATCtctatatttttcatcGGTGGTGTCGTTGCTTTGCTGGCGGCGCTGTTCATCACATGGAACCGGCTTGATGCGGTGAATTTTGACAACATTGGCAAACTGCCTTGCGGATACACTATCCAGTTTTTCGTGTGTTTGGCATTGCTTGAAAACATCTTCATCCACTACTTCTTAAGCGCATCAATTTTTACTACCATCTACAGAACTTTGATAGTGGCTCCTGTGGGTGTCTATGTTGGTTCCAAAGTCCTGAGAGAGCTGCATCAGCTTCGCCAAGCAGGCAAAAGATGA
- a CDS encoding LETM1 domain-containing protein YLH47, mitochondrial yields the protein MLRIHDPRLVTRTVLLGGRLCAGRPVSLNYALGLRFNSSAPKSTIWQKVKHEAQHYWAGTKLLGMEIKISSKLVLKAASGYELTRREYRQLQRTTSDVLRLFPFAMFVLIPFAELLLPVALKLFPNLLPSTYESKTDKEKNLKKLRTTRTKVSEILRTQAKHIKLPSTITEEQRADYKDFYLKLKSGRSHEISKEQLLRVAKLFKDDLILDNVSRGILIAMAKYINLRPFGTDQILRYRIRHKMLKIKKDDKLIDYEGVKSLSPAELLVACGSRGIRTADTPPERLRELLQIWLDMRLREKIPSTLMILANAYSYGNTENYSHYEALKNVLNSLPEEFYHEQELHVDDEKATFEQRMNVLKEQEHLIESENVEEKDQKVIVKDKLSLDDEDKKPEEDEKKPEEK from the coding sequence ATGCTACGAATCCACGATCCAAGACTAGTCACGAGGACCGTGCTTTTGGGTGGCAGACTGTGTGCTGGCCGGCCGGTGTCTCTGAACTATGCTCTGGGCTTACGCTTCAATTCTTCGGCCCCAAAATCCACCATCTGGCAGAAAGTAAAGCATGAGGCCCAACACTACTGGGCAGGTACCAAGCTGTTGGGCatggaaatcaaaatcTCGTCCAAATTGGTGCTCAAAGCGGCTTCTGGTTACGAGCTCACAAGAAGAGAATACAGACAGCTACAGAGAACCACCTCGGATGTTCTTCGATTGTTCCCGTTTGCCATGTTTGTGCTGATTCCGTTTGCCGAACTGCTTTTACCCGTTGCCCTCAAACTATTCCCAAATCTGCTACCTTCCACTTATGAATCCAAGACCGACAAAGAGAAGAATCTCAAGAAGTTGCGGACTACGAGAACTAAGGTGAGTGAAATCCTGAGGACCCAGGCCAAACATATAAAACTTCCTTCCACCATTACCGAGGAACAGCGTGCGGACTACAAGGATTTCTATTTGAAATTAAAAAGCGGCCGCTCTCATGAGATCAGCAAAGAGCAGCTACTGCGTGTGGCTAAGCTCTTTAAAGACGACTTAATTCTGGATAATGTTTCGAGAGGTATTTTAATTGCCATGGCAAAGTACATCAATCTACGCCCGTTTGGCACCGACCAAATTTTGCGGTACCGTATCCGGCACAAgatgctcaagatcaagaaggACGACAAGCTAATTGACTACGAGGGTGTCAAGTCCCTATCTCCGGCAGAACTTCTAGTTGCTTGTGGCTCTCGTGGAATTCGTACTGCAGATACTCCCCCTGAGAGATTgcgcgagctgctgcagatctGGCTTGATATGCGATTACGTGAGAAAATCCCGTCCACCCTAATGATCCTTGCTAACGCATATTCGTACGGCAACACTGAGAACTACTCTCATTACGAAGCACTGAAAAATGTTCTAAACTCGCTGCCTGAAGAGTTCTACCACGAGCAGGAGTTGcatgttgatgatgagaaGGCCACTTTTGAGCAACGTATGAATGTGCTGAAAGAGCAGGAGCATTTGATTGAGAGCGAGAATGTGGAGGAAAAGGACCAGAAGGTTATTGTCAAGGACAAGCTGAGTTTGGACGATGAAGACAAGAAACCGGAAGAGGATGAGAAGAAACCGGAAGAAAAGTAG
- a CDS encoding Protein LUC7: MAYEQRKLLEQLMGRDALVKLPRDYDVRRVQSTDPSVLDSPKVCKSFLVGKCPYDLFQGTKEDRGKCPKIHQEKLKILYETCVKNGVRMPNDNYKLDYMRDLEGVINECNRKIRIAEKRLELSVEEREKISSVTQELDKLDEQVSLMLQEITLLVEKGELEMALDWNKELEKVIRNRDAVATQYTEMVENINQSAQQKLQVCEQCGAYLSRLDNDRRLADHFVGKMHLAYVEMRRALAELKGR; this comes from the coding sequence ATGGCGTACGAACAGCGAaagctgcttgagcagctcatGGGTCGAGATGCTCTAGTGAAACTACCACGAGATTACGACGTGCGAAGAGTTCAATCAACAGATCCTTCTGTGCTGGACTCTCCAAAAGTGTGCAAGAGCTTCCTTGTAGGAAAATGCCCGTACGACTTGTTCCAAGGCACCAAGGAGGACCGTGGCAAGTGCCCAAAAATACACCaggaaaaactcaaaataTTATACGAGACCTGTGTGAAAAATGGGGTGCGAATGCCCAACGACAATTACAAACTGGATTACATGCGCGATCTCGAAGGAGTGATCAATGAGTGTAATAGAAAAATTAGAATTGCAGAAAAGAGACTGGAGCTCTCTGTAGAGGAAAGGGAGAAAATTTCGAGCGTGACACAGGAGCTGGATAAACTAGACGAACAGGTGAGCCTGATGCTCCAGGAGATAACGTTACTGGTGGAAAAGGGAGAATTGGAAATGGCTTTGGATTGGAATAAAGAGCTAGAAAAAGTGATACGAAATCGAGATGCTGTTGCCACGCAATACACCGAAATGGTGGAGAACATCAACCAATCGGCACAGCAGAAATTGCAGGTTTGTGAGCAGTGCGGTGCCTATCTCTCTCGCCTCGATAACGATCGCCGACTTGCGGACCATTTTGTGGGTAAAATGCATTTGGCCTATGTGGAGATGAGACGCGCGTTGGCTGAACTCAAGGGCCGCTAG
- a CDS encoding putative membrane protein has translation MDDSDTSTSINSLASDLSPGKDKRKWRVAPHKSVDEVIDFFQKPVQPFSHEEKNDTQPEPEPSISLNFIQLFNDVLLLVTRLIDVLVPQNSTYRSLIFLNTLNFLEQVRNNVSGWWKQVLLFYKSNSYLVNISVTIFVLSIIPPVLIFILLMAVYTSFIGFLFTTGFTILAIAAGIGFLPVFIISLSVIVSVTAAVSLAYMAVGAAITLFSNTLPTREWLSAIADTLPPSVGIAEKKT, from the exons ATGGACGATTCAGACACTTCCACTTCTATCAACTCACTGGCATCCGATTTGTCGCCTGGGAAAGACAAAAGAAAATGGAGGGTCGCTCCACATAAGAGCGTGGACGAGGTGatcgattttttccaaaaaccGGTGCAACCATTCTCCCACGAAGAGAAAAACGACACGCAGCCGGAGCCGGAACCCTCCATTTCCCTCAACTTTatccagctgttcaacGACGTGCTCCTTCTGGTAACGAGGCTGATCGACGTGCTCGTTCCACAGAACAGCACGTACCGGAGTCTGATCTTTCT GAATACcctcaattttcttgaacaAGTTAGGAATAACGTATCTGGCTGGTGGAAACAGGTGCTTCTATTCTACAAATCTAATTCGTATTTGGTCAACATCTCAGTGACCATCTTTGTGCTCAGCATCATCCCCCCGGTTCTAATATTCATTCTGCTAATGGCCGTCTACACCTCATTTATTGGCTTTTTATTCACCACCGGGTTCACCATTCTTGCAATTGCGGCAGGAATTGGTTTCCTGCCCGTTTTCATCATCAGCTTGTCCGTCATTGTGTCTGTGACCGCGGCTGTCAGCCTTGCATATATGGCAGTCGGTGCTGCCATTACTTTGTTCTCCAATACGCTACCAACGCGAGAATGGTTGAGTGCCATCGCCGACACCCTCCCTCCATCGGTTGGCATTGCTGAAAAGAAAACTTGA
- a CDS encoding putative membrane protein: MPAPLGNIPDLKIDETAEAAVEEPVSELYSHPNGSNSSFTHSNAYRYSRSRSPKRVSSPIRKGSPTRQQPFRFGSITMNNSSENLSLKPGSTVPMNGPRASYRRGHRYKHSSVSMNMFQEPPKRTSVPIPQQYPLPTYKEVVATLSLQDKLKLAYCGFLILLSLATYLIGFRFGNLCLSTLSHLVFYHSIGNLITVIVQVMTNFPIWNDSSLKYPFGLGRIEVLAGFGLSVSLLFVGVDLFSHIFENVMFTLALGDLDEAAHAHHVHGEKGHLNLVFYECYLLTICFVTLLSPRIISRTKKPAEPVILRPKRVNSITLQEEPVVNIKSQIKKTQNQLSNYTSILSIGYAVYAMMYPFVAHIELVTAVNEMSSLILAFTVLFLAWRLISRLSGILLLRNPRTDIEPRIVQNIQSLEVYKSSYKIGRLKISKVNHKIYVVILSMRMAGASDDDESKMRFYASRIIRSIMCQDEAAEVDLDAEFDYMDQSGEQFEITIDIQRV, translated from the coding sequence ATGCCTGCTCCTCTGGGGAATATCCCCGATCTGAAAATTGATGAGACAGCAGAGGCGGCTGTTGAGGAGCCTGTGTCTGAACTATACTCACACCCTAATGgctcaaactcgtcgttcaCACACTCAAATGCGTATCGCTACTCCCGATCGCGCTCTCCCAAACGTGTCTCGTCACCAATAAGAAAAGGGTCTCCAACGCGTCAGCAACCCTTCAGATTTGGATCCATCACAATGAATAACTCCAGCGAAAACCTTTCTTTGAAGCCCGGAAGTACAGTCCCCATGAACGGCCCAAGAGCTTCATATCGACGTGGTCACAGATACAAGCATTCCTCCGTGTCGATGAACATGTTTCAAGAGCCGCCCAAACGTACGTCGGTGCCAATTCCTCAGCAATACCCTCTTCCAACTTACAAAGAAGTGGTCGCAACCCTGAGCTTACAAGATAAACTTAAGCTTGCATACTGTGGTTTCCTAATTTTGCTCAGCCTGGCAACCTATTTAATAGGCTTCAGGTTCGGTAATCTTTGTCTGTCAACGCTTTCGCATCTCGTCTTTTATCACTCCATTGGCAACTTGATTACTGTGATCGTGCAGGTCATGACCAACTTCCCAATATGGaacgactcgtcgctgaagTATCCATTTGGACTGGGCAGAATAGAGGTGCTGGCCGGATTTGGGCTGTCAGTGTCTCTTCTCTTTGTGGGTGTTGATCTTTTTTCCCATATCTTTGAGAACGTGATGTTCACTCTCGCTCTTGGAGACCTCGATGAGGCCGCCCATGCTCACCATGTTCACGGCGAAAAAGGACATCTCAACCTGGTGTTCTACGAGTGCTACCTGTTAACGATCTGTTTTGTGACATTACTGTCACCTCGTATCATTTCAAGAACGAAGAAACCGGCTGAGCCAGTCATTTTGCGCCCCAAAAGAGTAAATTCCATCACTTTACAAGAAGAGCCGGTGGTCAATATTAAGTCGCAGATTAAAAAGACCCAAAACCAACTCTCCAATTATACAAGCATTCTGTCAATTGGCTACGCAGTCTACGCCATGATGTACCCCTTTGTTGCGCATATAGAGCTGGTGACGGCTGTAAACGAAATGTCGAGCCtgatcttggccttcacGGTGCTATTTCTGGCATGGAGGCTAATATCTCGCCTCTCGGGAATTCTTTTGCTGCGCAACCCCCGCACCGACATTGAGCCTCGCATTGTCCAGAACATACAGTCATTGGAAGTGTACAAATCATCATACAAAATCGGACGGCTAAAGATTTCCAAGGTTAACCACAAAATATATGTGGTTATTCTCAGCATGCGCATGGCTGGGGCctcggacgacgacgagtcaAAAATGAGATTTTACGCTTCTCGTATTATCCGCAGCATTATGTGCCAAGATGAGGCAGCAGAGGTCGATCTGGACGCTGAGTTCGACTACATGGACCAATCTGGCGAGCAATTCGAAATCACCATCGATATCCAACGGGTGTAG
- a CDS encoding putative serine/threonine-protein phosphatase, with the protein MAGFSIDLDHCLEKLYRGELLSEPVIDQLCFKLKELLVKESNIVHVQSPVTLVGDIHGQFYDLLEIFKIGGYPPDTNYLFLGDYVDRGFHSVETISLLIVLKLKYPQRVNLIRGNHESRQITTNYGFYTECLTKYGNQSQIWSIFTDIFDYLILAAIIDSNLFCVHGGLSPNVQTIDSILVIDRFKEIPHDGPMADLVWSDPDLELLNFRISSRGAGYQFGINVVNKFLQVNKFESIYRAHQLCQEGYQVFWKGKVNTVWSAPNYCYRCGNKASILEIFDSYREPDSFRFNVFDASPESQKEFLKVVNLGEMDESAQDDFLALPENKIAKKAPYVEYFM; encoded by the exons ATGGCTGGGT TTTCCATTGATCTAGACCATTGCCTGGAGAAGCTTTATCGGGGAGAGCTTTTGTCCGAGCCGGTTATAGACCAACTGTGTTTCAAGCTGAAGGAActgctggtgaaggaatCAAACATAGTACACGTCCAGTCGCCAGTCACGCTAGTGGGAGACATACATGGACAGTTTTACGACTTATTAGAGATCTTCAAGATTGGTGGATACCCTCCGGACACAAACTACCTCTTTCTTGGCGATTATGTTGACCGAGGGTTCCATTCTGTCGAGACAATCAGCTTACTCATAGTATTGAAATTAAAATACCCCCAGAGGGTGAATCTCATCAGAGGAAACCACGAATCGCGCCAGATCACGACAAACTATGGCTTTTACACTGAGTGTTTAACCAAGTACGGCAACCAGTCCCAGATATGGTCTATTTTCACAGATATATTCGACTACCTAATTCTCGCCGCCATTATCGACAGCAATCTATTCTGTGTCCATGGAGGACTATCCCCAAATGTCCAAACAATAGATTCAATACTGGTCATTGATCggttcaaggagatccCTCATGACGGGCCCATGGCGGACCTTGTCTGGAGTGACCCAGATCTAgagcttctcaatttcCGCATATCTTCGCGAGGAGCAGGCTACCAGTTTGGAATCAACGTCGTGAACAAATTTTTGCAGGTCAACAAGTTTGAAAGCATATATCGAGCCCATCAACTGTGCCAGGAAGGATACCAGGTGTTCTGGAAGGGAAAGGTCAACACCGTGTGGTCTGCTCCTAATTATTGCTATAGATGTGGGAACAAAGCCAGTATCCTGGAAATCTTCGACAGCTATCGAGAGCCAGACAGTTTTCGGTTCAATGTGTTTGATGCGTCTCCTGAAAGCCAGAAAGAGTTTCTCAAGGTTGTCAATTTGGGCGAGATGGACGAGTCTGCGCAAGATGACTTCTTGGCCCTTCCCGAAAACAAAATCGCAAAAAAGGCTCCCTACGTGGAGTATTTCATGTAA